One genomic window of Numida meleagris isolate 19003 breed g44 Domestic line chromosome 1, NumMel1.0, whole genome shotgun sequence includes the following:
- the LOC110405227 gene encoding major surface-labeled trophozoite antigen 417-like: MQPVCKECAGSVQPVCKECAGSVQPVCKEYAKSVQGACKRGASIVQEACNPCAKYVQRVCRECAKSVQGACKHGASIVQEACNPCAKYVQRVCRACAKSVQGACNQCAKSVQGACNRCAKSVQGACSQRAKSVQGACNQCAKNMQRVCRERATSVRRICKVCAGSMQPACKECAGRMQPACRECAGSMQPVCKEYEKSVQPVCKECAGSKLRAKSVQGACSQCAKSVQGACKRGASVVQEACNPCAKYVQRVCRERATSVQRVCKVCAGSVQPAWKECAGSMQPVCKVCAKSVQGACNQCAKSVQGGQGVRAGGRRHRPMDTSPP, translated from the exons ATGCAACCGGTGTGCAAAGAGTGTGCAGGGAGCGTGCAGCCAGT GTGCAAAGAGTGTGCAGGGAGCGTGCAACCAGTGTGCAAAGAATATGCAAAGAGTGTGCAGGGAGCGTGCAAGCGTGGTGCCAGCATAGTGCAGGAAGCGTGCAACCCGTGTGCAAAGTATGTGCAAAGAGTGTGCAGGGAGTGTGCAAAGAGTGTGCAGGGAGCGTGCAAGCATGGTGCCAGCATAGTGCAGGAAGCGTGCAACCCGTGTGCAAAGTATGTGCAAAGAGTGTGCAGGGCGTGTGCAAAGAGTGTGCAGGGAGCGTGCAATCAGTGTGCAAAGAGTGTGCAGGGAGCGTGCAACCGGTGTGCAAAGAGTGTGCAGGGAGCGTGCAGCCAGCGTGCAAAGAGTGTGCAGGGAGCGTGCAACCAGTGTGCGAAGAATATGCAAAGAGTGTGCAGGGAGCGTGCAACCAGTGTGCGAAGAATATGCAAAGTGTGTGCAGGGAGCATGCAACCAGCGTGCAAAGAGTGTGCAGGGAGAATGCAACCAGCATGCAGAGAGTGTGCAGGGAGCATGCAACCAGTGTGCAAAGAATATGAAAAGAGTGTGCAACCAGTGTGCAAAGAGTGTGCAGGGAGCAAACTGCGTGCAAAGAGTGTGCAGGGAGCGTGCAGCCAGTGTGCAAAGAGTGTGCAGGGAGCGTGCAAGCGTGGTGCCAGCGTAGTGCAGGAAGCGTGCAACCCGTGTGCAAAGTATGTGCAAAGAGTGTGCAGGGAGCGTGCAACCAGTGTGCAAAGAGTGTGCAAAGTGTGTGCAGGGAGCGTGCAACCAGCGTGGAAAGAGTGTGCAGGGAGCATGCAACCCGTGTGCAAAGTATGTGCAAAGAGTGTGCAGGGAGCGTGCAACCAGTGTGCAAAGAGTGTGCAGGGA GGACAGGGGgtgcgggcgggcgggcggcgtCACCGCCCCATGGACACATCCCCACCGTGA